The proteins below come from a single Anaerolineales bacterium genomic window:
- a CDS encoding homoserine dehydrogenase — protein sequence MQDVKIAFIGFGNVGQALARLLLDKQKTLRDRHGIAWRVVGIATGRHGTALDSQGIELEKALDLAGRGVSLSRLSTVETPEDSLDFVRRCGADVLFENTPVNYQSGQPAIDHIRTALENGMHAITANKGPVVHAFDQLTVLAKEHGKRFLFESTVMDGAPVFATWRETLPAAEILSFEGILNSTTNLILSLMEDGKSFEESVAAAEAIGIAESDPQGDTQGWDAAIKVAALVTVLIGSPLTPDQVEREGIENIDPQDVLSAAAERTRWKLLCRAEKHDGGIHASVRPTLVGPENPLFDVQGTSCAITFRSDVLGDLTIVESNPSTRTTAYGLLADFIQAFK from the coding sequence ATGCAGGACGTAAAAATCGCTTTTATCGGATTCGGTAACGTCGGCCAGGCATTGGCGCGCCTCTTGCTCGATAAGCAAAAGACTCTGCGCGACAGACACGGCATCGCCTGGCGTGTCGTGGGCATCGCTACGGGACGTCACGGGACGGCGCTGGATTCACAGGGTATCGAGCTCGAGAAAGCCCTCGATCTCGCCGGCCGAGGAGTATCGCTCTCCCGGCTCTCGACGGTAGAGACGCCGGAGGATAGCCTCGATTTCGTCCGCAGATGCGGCGCGGACGTTCTCTTCGAAAATACGCCCGTCAACTACCAGAGCGGCCAACCGGCAATCGACCACATCCGCACCGCGTTGGAAAACGGAATGCACGCCATTACGGCCAACAAGGGACCCGTGGTCCATGCCTTCGACCAATTGACCGTGCTGGCGAAGGAGCACGGCAAGCGCTTCCTGTTCGAATCCACGGTGATGGACGGCGCCCCGGTATTTGCAACCTGGCGAGAAACACTTCCGGCCGCCGAAATCCTTTCCTTCGAGGGCATCCTGAACTCGACCACCAACCTTATCCTGTCCCTCATGGAAGACGGGAAGTCCTTCGAGGAATCGGTCGCCGCCGCCGAAGCCATCGGCATCGCCGAAAGCGATCCGCAGGGAGACACACAGGGATGGGACGCCGCCATCAAAGTGGCGGCTCTGGTCACCGTGCTCATTGGATCCCCGCTCACACCGGATCAGGTCGAACGTGAGGGTATCGAAAATATCGATCCACAGGACGTCCTATCGGCTGCGGCGGAGAGAACGCGCTGGAAACTGCTCTGCCGCGCGGAGAAACACGATGGGGGAATCCACGCCAGCGTGCGGCCTACGCTTGTGGGACCCGAGAATCCGCTTTTCGACGTGCAGGGCACATCCTGTGCCATCACTTTCCGCAGCGACGTGCTCGGCGATCTCACGATCGTCGAATCCAACCCCAGCACGCGGACAACCGCCTACGGACTCTTGGCAGATTTCATCCAGGCATTCAAGTAG
- a CDS encoding SCO1664 family protein, which yields MIPTDTELQKVLHDLTFGEIEVVGQFTWSSNYTFLAQVTCDQETLPAVYKPSQGERPLWDFPRGTLAAREVAAFITSNALGWNLVPPTVLRRDGPAGSGSLQLFIDADPERHYFSFSEMEKQRLRPAVVFDFLINNADRKGGHVLLAPDGHIHLIDHGVCFHQDYKLRTVVWDFVDEPIPQELLADVKAFLQRLDEAGELYTAYEELLSEDEIQALKDRARKLLVARRFPKPGPGRPYPYPLV from the coding sequence ATGATTCCAACGGATACGGAACTCCAGAAAGTGCTGCACGATCTCACCTTCGGTGAGATCGAGGTCGTCGGTCAATTCACCTGGAGTTCGAATTACACCTTCCTCGCCCAGGTGACCTGCGATCAAGAAACGCTACCGGCCGTGTATAAACCATCCCAGGGGGAGCGACCGTTGTGGGACTTCCCGCGCGGGACACTCGCCGCACGCGAAGTTGCAGCTTTCATCACCAGTAACGCGCTGGGGTGGAATCTCGTTCCCCCGACGGTGCTCCGCCGGGATGGCCCTGCCGGATCGGGCTCCCTGCAGTTGTTCATCGACGCCGACCCGGAACGTCACTACTTCAGTTTCAGCGAGATGGAGAAACAACGGCTGCGCCCGGCCGTCGTCTTCGATTTTCTGATCAACAACGCCGATCGTAAAGGCGGCCATGTTCTCCTGGCGCCGGATGGACACATCCACTTGATCGATCACGGCGTGTGCTTCCACCAGGACTACAAGCTGCGCACCGTGGTGTGGGACTTCGTCGACGAACCCATCCCGCAGGAACTTCTCGCCGACGTGAAGGCGTTTCTGCAGCGTCTGGATGAGGCTGGGGAGTTGTACACCGCCTACGAGGAACTGCTTTCTGAAGACGAAATCCAGGCGCTAAAAGATCGTGCCAGGAAATTGCTCGTGGCCCGGCGCTTCCCCAAGCCCGGCCCGGGGCGGCCTTACCCGTACCCACTGGTATAA
- a CDS encoding DUF3090 domain-containing protein: protein MTSKEYDLKPVTRITTGAIGPVGQRVFYIQASKGEELITLIVEKQQVQSLAIGLEQFLADLDERFPDLSNAEAAFVEDEMELEKPIDPAFRVGHMGLGYDEDNDLLVLVAREIEAEGEDLDAGDVARFWCTRSQLRSMCAWGLEVASRGRPICGNCGQPIDPEGHFCPKRNGHKH from the coding sequence ATGACATCCAAGGAATACGATCTGAAGCCGGTAACTCGAATCACGACCGGGGCCATTGGCCCCGTGGGCCAACGCGTGTTCTATATCCAGGCAAGCAAAGGTGAGGAATTAATCACCCTGATCGTTGAAAAGCAGCAGGTGCAGTCGTTGGCGATCGGACTGGAACAATTTCTCGCCGATCTCGACGAACGATTCCCGGATCTCTCGAACGCGGAAGCGGCCTTCGTCGAAGATGAAATGGAGCTCGAAAAACCGATCGATCCCGCCTTTCGTGTCGGACACATGGGCTTGGGATACGATGAAGACAACGATCTTTTAGTGCTCGTAGCGCGCGAGATAGAAGCCGAAGGCGAAGACCTCGATGCGGGCGACGTCGCGCGATTCTGGTGCACACGATCGCAACTCCGCAGTATGTGCGCCTGGGGACTGGAAGTCGCCAGCCGCGGACGCCCGATTTGCGGAAACTGCGGTCAACCCATCGATCCCGAGGGCCACTTCTGCCCCAAACGCAACGGCCACAAACACTAA
- a CDS encoding histidine phosphatase family protein: MTTILLIRHAENDFVKTGKLAGRLPDVHLNARGKLQAEALAEVLRPVRLRAIFSSPLERALETAAPLAAAKKKDVIVRENLGEIHYGKWQGASLKRLYRRKLWRIIQSIPSLARFPEGESFPEAQARIVSELETLRAQYGTPKAVIACIFHSDPIKLALAHYIGLPLDLFQRLTISPASISILQVHGAHVRLVGLNDRRATLAAERG, translated from the coding sequence ATGACCACCATCCTGCTCATCCGGCACGCCGAGAACGACTTTGTAAAAACAGGGAAACTCGCCGGCCGGCTTCCCGACGTACACCTGAATGCGCGCGGTAAGCTGCAAGCGGAAGCCCTGGCGGAAGTGTTGAGACCCGTCAGACTGCGGGCGATCTTTTCCAGTCCGCTCGAACGGGCGTTGGAAACCGCCGCACCGCTAGCCGCAGCAAAGAAAAAGGATGTCATCGTCAGAGAAAACCTGGGGGAGATTCATTACGGGAAATGGCAAGGCGCTTCGCTGAAAAGGCTATACCGGCGGAAGCTGTGGCGGATCATACAGAGCATCCCCTCATTGGCGCGTTTTCCCGAGGGCGAATCCTTCCCCGAGGCCCAGGCCCGCATCGTCTCCGAACTGGAGACGCTGCGCGCTCAATACGGGACGCCCAAGGCGGTCATCGCCTGCATCTTCCACTCCGATCCGATCAAGCTCGCCCTCGCACATTACATCGGCCTGCCGCTCGACCTTTTTCAACGGCTGACGATTTCACCAGCTTCCATCAGCATTCTCCAGGTCCACGGCGCTCACGTACGCCTCGTCGGTCTGAACGACCGGCGCGCCACCTTGGCGGCCGAGCGAGGATGA
- a CDS encoding AAA family ATPase, with amino-acid sequence MDLFDHALSERLMHEAPLAARVRPRNLDEFVGQEEIVGEGCLLRRAIQADRLFASIILWGPPGTGKTTLAMIIANTTQSHFETMSAVLAGKPELRRVIHEAQERRKLYNKRTILFVDEVHRWNKAQQDALLPHVENGTITLIGATTENPYFEVIGALVSRSRIFQLRPLDDDDLRRVIEHALHDKERGYGDRSIKIDEDALAHLIHVAGGDARNALNALELAVETTPPNKSGTIHIDLDVAQESIQRRAILYDKDGDAHYDTISAFIKSVRGSDPDAALYWLAKMLYAGEDPRFILRRLLILASEDIGLADPMGLVVAAAALQSFEFVGLPEGVYPIVEATLYLATASKSNSAVSYFKAYKLVEERGIVDVPKHLQDANRDAKALGHGEGYQYPHEFPAHHIGQQYLPDELLGTVFYEPSDQGYETEVENRLARWREAQRKALGIEQVESLPEPQEREIQTIKRDLTRRGDQKR; translated from the coding sequence ATGGACCTCTTCGATCACGCCTTGAGTGAACGTTTGATGCACGAAGCGCCCCTGGCAGCGCGTGTTCGGCCGCGCAATTTGGATGAATTCGTCGGACAGGAGGAAATCGTCGGCGAGGGATGTTTGCTGCGCCGCGCGATTCAAGCCGATCGCCTCTTCGCCTCGATCATTCTGTGGGGCCCGCCGGGCACCGGAAAAACGACTCTGGCGATGATCATCGCCAACACGACGCAATCCCACTTCGAGACCATGTCAGCCGTGTTGGCCGGGAAACCGGAACTGCGGCGCGTGATCCACGAAGCCCAGGAACGGCGCAAACTGTACAACAAACGCACCATCCTCTTCGTCGACGAAGTCCACCGCTGGAACAAAGCGCAGCAAGACGCCCTGCTGCCCCACGTCGAGAACGGCACCATCACGCTGATCGGGGCGACCACGGAGAACCCGTATTTCGAAGTCATCGGTGCGCTGGTCTCGCGCTCGCGCATCTTCCAACTGCGGCCGCTCGACGACGACGATTTACGCCGGGTCATCGAGCACGCGCTGCACGACAAAGAACGCGGTTACGGCGACAGATCGATCAAGATCGACGAGGATGCACTGGCACATCTCATTCACGTCGCGGGCGGCGACGCGCGCAATGCCCTCAACGCCCTCGAACTCGCCGTCGAAACCACCCCGCCCAATAAAAGCGGCACGATTCACATCGACCTCGACGTAGCGCAGGAATCGATCCAACGCCGGGCCATTCTCTACGACAAGGACGGAGACGCACATTACGACACCATCTCTGCCTTCATCAAATCCGTGCGCGGGTCGGATCCCGATGCCGCGCTCTACTGGCTGGCCAAGATGCTCTACGCCGGCGAGGATCCGCGCTTCATCCTGCGCCGACTGCTGATCCTGGCTTCCGAGGACATCGGATTGGCCGATCCGATGGGATTGGTCGTCGCTGCTGCGGCGCTGCAGTCCTTCGAATTCGTCGGTCTGCCCGAAGGGGTGTACCCCATCGTGGAGGCCACGCTCTACCTCGCCACGGCGTCCAAATCGAACAGTGCGGTCTCCTACTTCAAAGCGTACAAATTGGTCGAAGAAAGGGGCATCGTTGATGTGCCCAAACATCTCCAGGACGCCAATCGCGACGCAAAAGCACTGGGGCACGGCGAAGGATACCAGTACCCGCACGAATTTCCCGCCCACCACATTGGCCAGCAGTATTTGCCCGACGAGCTCCTGGGAACGGTGTTCTACGAACCTTCCGATCAGGGGTACGAAACGGAAGTCGAAAACAGGCTGGCGCGCTGGCGCGAGGCGCAGCGTAAAGCGCTGGGCATCGAGCAGGTCGAGTCCCTTCCCGAGCCGCAAGAACGCGAAATCCAAACTATCAAACGAGACCTCACCCGCCGTGGCGATCAAAAACGCTGA
- a CDS encoding Maf family protein, which produces MTGKETERQAFTLASASPRRRDLMGLTGWDVRVISTDVNERTKSGEDAQALARRLAEAKARSALERSNPEGILLAADTVVEYEGRLLGKPGDERDALRMLTELRGRNHTVVTALAISQPGNGSVEIEACKTSVPMREYATEELRAYVASGRAFDKAGGYGIQDEDFHPVDVDRLAGCFANVMGLPLCHLVRAARRMGVEPPIDVPAACQAYTSYTCPVYAEILRDAS; this is translated from the coding sequence GTGACAGGGAAGGAAACGGAAAGACAGGCGTTCACGCTGGCCTCGGCCTCTCCGAGAAGACGGGATTTGATGGGACTGACCGGATGGGACGTACGCGTTATTTCCACCGACGTGAACGAGCGTACGAAATCCGGCGAGGACGCCCAGGCATTGGCCCGCCGCCTGGCGGAGGCGAAAGCCAGAAGTGCGCTGGAGCGGTCGAACCCGGAGGGCATCCTGCTCGCCGCGGACACGGTCGTGGAATACGAGGGCCGGCTGCTGGGCAAACCGGGTGACGAGCGAGATGCGCTGCGCATGCTGACGGAACTGCGCGGGCGGAATCACACCGTCGTGACGGCGCTGGCGATCAGCCAACCCGGTAACGGATCGGTAGAAATCGAAGCCTGCAAGACGTCCGTCCCGATGCGGGAATACGCTACGGAGGAACTGCGTGCGTATGTCGCCTCCGGACGTGCCTTCGATAAAGCCGGCGGATACGGAATACAGGACGAGGATTTCCATCCGGTCGATGTGGATCGATTGGCCGGCTGCTTTGCCAACGTGATGGGTTTGCCATTGTGTCATCTCGTGCGCGCCGCGCGACGAATGGGAGTCGAGCCGCCGATAGACGTTCCGGCGGCATGCCAGGCGTATACCAGCTATACTTGTCCGGTGTACGCGGAGATATTGAGGGACGCATCGTGA
- a CDS encoding penicillin-binding transpeptidase domain-containing protein codes for MKRLSIVFLFALALSACTGSNGTPNQDGGEGLPSPQVTTLAAPNPDEMAVRFLDAWKDMDYDTMYALLSSLTRDGLSQDDFVERYEYVRTTANIISLDYQIVSSLVISPQAAEVRYRLTLTSGVVGDIVRETRMDLKREGADWRVAWTEGMILPELEGGNRLRMTTLTSTRANIYDRNGLALASEATADEPNVAALWLQPDLIGDADSEDAMLSALRRMFGLPDSDPIVQRYAPIRYTNYFTMLGTVPYSTYENYGGLIANLDAVKVRLYGARYYFGEGLTPFAGAAAPHAVGYVSQIQESELEELRARGYAGDEFVGRTGIEAVYEDELRGVPGGTLYLTDPQGEITEALASREVELPYAVYTTLDRDLQLAAQEAFGEFAGAIVVLERDSGAVLAMTSSPGFDSNLFDYENPNAQFGNALPMLSESPLQPYTNRATNGTYPPGSTFKIVTLAAALESGEYTASTMYDCQLEFLELYERTGRPEDILHDWRYDRDWPPAGKINLVQGLEYSCNPYFWHIGLDLFDKGMPTAIPDMAAAFGLGQETGIEIGDAAGLVPNPEWKLAEVGTGWEMHDPVQLAIGQGAMLVTPLQMARLVAAVGNGGTLYRPSLVLRVENADGDVRYEFAPEAQSELPVSPENLAVIQQAMTNVVRVTTATAYRKFLGLSVNIAGKTGTATTAGEGDNPHAWFVGYTFEGREDKPDIAIAVVLDYRGEGSDWAAPVFRRIVETYFRGQAQSLYPWEARIGVPKTATPEPEEGEATATPEP; via the coding sequence GTGAAACGACTATCGATTGTCTTTCTCTTTGCACTCGCGCTTTCTGCTTGTACGGGTTCGAACGGCACGCCGAATCAAGACGGAGGAGAAGGGCTGCCCAGCCCACAGGTGACCACGCTGGCAGCCCCGAACCCGGATGAGATGGCGGTCCGATTTCTGGATGCGTGGAAAGACATGGACTACGACACCATGTACGCACTCCTGAGCTCGTTGACCCGGGATGGATTGTCCCAAGACGATTTCGTCGAGCGCTATGAGTACGTGCGCACCACGGCGAACATCATCAGCCTCGATTACCAGATCGTTTCGAGCCTGGTGATCAGCCCCCAGGCCGCCGAGGTGCGCTACCGTCTGACGCTGACCAGCGGAGTCGTCGGGGACATCGTGCGCGAGACGCGCATGGACCTGAAGCGCGAAGGCGCGGACTGGCGTGTGGCCTGGACGGAGGGCATGATCCTGCCCGAACTGGAGGGCGGCAACCGTTTGCGTATGACCACGCTGACTTCGACGCGGGCCAACATCTACGACCGCAACGGCCTGGCGCTGGCTTCCGAGGCGACGGCCGATGAACCCAACGTGGCCGCTTTGTGGCTGCAGCCCGATTTGATCGGCGACGCGGATTCGGAAGACGCCATGCTCTCGGCGCTGCGGCGCATGTTCGGGCTGCCGGACAGCGATCCGATCGTCCAGCGCTATGCGCCCATCCGTTACACGAATTACTTCACCATGTTGGGAACGGTGCCCTACAGCACGTACGAAAATTACGGCGGATTGATCGCCAACCTGGATGCAGTCAAGGTGCGCTTGTACGGCGCCCGCTACTACTTTGGAGAAGGGCTCACGCCTTTTGCGGGCGCGGCCGCACCGCACGCCGTTGGATACGTCAGCCAGATTCAGGAAAGTGAATTGGAGGAACTCCGGGCGCGGGGTTACGCGGGGGACGAGTTCGTCGGCCGCACCGGGATCGAGGCGGTCTACGAAGACGAACTGCGCGGCGTGCCGGGCGGCACGCTGTATCTCACCGACCCGCAGGGCGAAATCACGGAAGCGCTCGCCTCGCGCGAGGTAGAGCTACCCTATGCAGTGTACACCACCCTGGATCGCGATCTGCAGTTGGCGGCGCAGGAAGCCTTCGGCGAGTTTGCCGGAGCGATCGTGGTGCTCGAACGCGACTCGGGCGCCGTGCTGGCGATGACCTCTTCGCCGGGTTTCGACTCCAATCTATTCGACTACGAAAATCCGAACGCGCAGTTCGGCAACGCGCTTCCGATGTTGAGCGAAAGCCCGCTGCAGCCCTATACCAATCGCGCCACGAACGGCACCTACCCGCCGGGCTCGACGTTCAAGATCGTCACCTTGGCGGCGGCGCTCGAATCCGGAGAGTACACCGCCAGTACGATGTACGACTGTCAATTGGAGTTCCTGGAGCTTTACGAGCGGACCGGAAGACCGGAAGATATCTTGCACGACTGGCGCTACGACAGGGATTGGCCTCCCGCCGGGAAGATCAACCTGGTCCAGGGCCTGGAATACTCCTGTAACCCGTACTTCTGGCACATCGGGCTCGATCTTTTCGACAAAGGAATGCCCACTGCCATTCCCGATATGGCTGCGGCGTTTGGATTGGGACAAGAGACCGGCATCGAGATCGGCGACGCTGCGGGCCTGGTGCCCAACCCGGAATGGAAACTGGCTGAAGTCGGCACGGGTTGGGAGATGCACGATCCAGTACAGCTCGCCATCGGCCAGGGGGCGATGCTGGTCACACCGCTGCAAATGGCGCGTTTGGTGGCTGCGGTGGGAAACGGCGGTACGCTGTACCGGCCGAGCCTGGTGCTGCGCGTCGAGAACGCCGACGGGGACGTGCGCTACGAGTTTGCTCCCGAGGCGCAGAGCGAACTGCCTGTGAGCCCGGAGAATCTGGCGGTCATCCAGCAGGCCATGACCAACGTGGTGCGCGTGACCACGGCCACGGCCTACCGCAAGTTCCTCGGCCTGAGCGTCAACATCGCCGGCAAAACCGGCACGGCAACCACGGCGGGCGAGGGCGACAACCCGCACGCCTGGTTCGTCGGATACACATTCGAGGGGCGCGAAGATAAACCGGACATCGCCATCGCTGTCGTGCTCGATTACCGGGGCGAAGGCTCGGATTGGGCGGCGCCGGTGTTCCGCAGAATCGTGGAAACTTATTTCCGCGGCCAGGCGCAGTCGCTCTACCCCTGGGAGGCGCGCATCGGTGTGCCCAAGACGGCAACGCCGGAACCGGAAGAGGGGGAAGCAACGGCCACACCCGAACCTTAA
- the rsgA gene encoding ribosome small subunit-dependent GTPase A produces the protein MTEERKMPGLIVRAQSGFFHVETDEGIVVAELRGRLTKERMETDAAALGDQVWVQVHADGTATIEAVEERRRVLSRRSPGKIEVEQVIVANPDQLIFVFACADPDPNFRMLDRLLVVAEREGIPAIVCANKIDLVTRRSARAEFGEYKHLGYRVIYTSALYGKGIRGLRKILRGKISVFAGPSGAGKTSLLNAVQPGLDLETKEISEATRKGQHSTVVPKLIPLRRGGYIADTPGLKAFALWDIEPEEVDAYFPEMRQLVAECDFSDCTHEHEPGCAVIAAVEAGKISPERYDSYLRIRHGEVE, from the coding sequence GTGACTGAAGAACGCAAAATGCCCGGCCTGATCGTACGTGCGCAATCCGGTTTCTTTCACGTCGAAACGGACGAAGGCATTGTCGTGGCGGAACTGCGCGGCCGCTTGACGAAAGAACGCATGGAGACCGACGCCGCCGCATTGGGCGATCAGGTCTGGGTTCAGGTGCATGCGGACGGCACGGCAACGATCGAAGCGGTCGAGGAGCGCCGGCGTGTGCTATCGCGGCGATCCCCGGGCAAGATCGAAGTGGAGCAGGTGATCGTGGCCAATCCGGATCAGTTGATCTTCGTCTTCGCCTGCGCCGATCCGGACCCCAATTTCCGCATGCTGGATCGCCTCCTGGTCGTCGCCGAGCGCGAAGGAATCCCGGCAATCGTCTGCGCCAACAAGATCGACCTGGTCACGCGCCGCAGCGCCAGAGCGGAATTCGGGGAATACAAACATCTTGGCTACCGCGTGATCTACACCTCGGCGTTATACGGAAAGGGTATACGCGGTCTGCGCAAGATACTGCGCGGGAAAATCTCCGTTTTCGCAGGTCCTTCGGGCGCCGGAAAAACCAGTTTGTTGAACGCCGTACAGCCCGGGCTTGACCTGGAGACCAAGGAAATCAGTGAAGCGACGCGGAAGGGACAGCATTCGACCGTCGTGCCCAAGCTAATTCCGCTCCGGCGCGGGGGCTACATCGCCGACACGCCGGGCTTGAAGGCCTTCGCCTTGTGGGACATCGAGCCCGAAGAAGTGGACGCTTATTTCCCGGAGATGCGCCAACTTGTGGCGGAATGCGATTTCAGCGACTGTACCCACGAGCACGAGCCCGGATGCGCGGTCATCGCCGCCGTGGAAGCGGGAAAGATCAGCCCGGAGCGCTACGATTCCTACTTACGTATCCGCCATGGGGAAGTGGAGTAA
- the coaE gene encoding dephospho-CoA kinase (Dephospho-CoA kinase (CoaE) performs the final step in coenzyme A biosynthesis.), with translation MSRWPGKYVIGLTGNIATGKSEWVLDGEGQIDRAKLAKVVFSDPKALERLEAIVQPLVTHAIDILIRRSKHSVVVIEAIKLLETDLAAGCDTIWVVDATEKLQVARLIQKRNMSETMAKQRVASQLPQALKLQSAKIVITNNGSFEDTWDQVQDAWASLPQPEEPLLPEPEVSRPGEYIVRRGRPKDADEIGRFITHATHGKRRMSRAEVMAAFGEKAYLLIEQDSRLAGVTGWQVENLVTRIDELYFEQGLAVEEVIPALMQAVEEASIELQSEASLLFLPPYLAQHVGAWRAVGYKPQTIQGLGVRAWQEAAIETMPRGASLWFKRLREDRILRPL, from the coding sequence TTGAGTCGCTGGCCCGGAAAATACGTCATCGGCCTCACCGGCAATATCGCCACCGGTAAAAGCGAATGGGTGCTGGACGGCGAGGGGCAAATCGACCGAGCCAAGCTGGCAAAAGTCGTCTTCTCCGACCCGAAAGCGCTGGAACGACTGGAGGCCATCGTTCAACCCCTGGTCACCCATGCCATTGATATTCTCATCCGCCGCTCGAAACACAGCGTCGTAGTGATCGAAGCCATTAAATTGCTCGAAACGGACCTGGCTGCAGGCTGCGATACCATCTGGGTCGTGGATGCGACCGAAAAACTCCAGGTCGCGAGACTGATCCAAAAACGCAACATGAGCGAAACGATGGCCAAACAGCGCGTTGCCTCGCAGCTCCCGCAGGCGCTGAAACTCCAGTCCGCGAAGATCGTCATCACCAACAACGGCTCTTTCGAAGACACCTGGGATCAGGTACAGGACGCCTGGGCATCGCTGCCGCAGCCCGAAGAACCGCTGCTGCCGGAGCCCGAAGTATCCCGCCCCGGCGAGTACATCGTGCGCCGCGGCCGGCCCAAAGACGCCGACGAAATCGGCCGCTTCATTACCCACGCCACGCACGGAAAACGGCGCATGTCGCGTGCGGAAGTCATGGCGGCTTTTGGGGAAAAAGCGTACCTGTTGATCGAACAAGACAGCCGCCTTGCGGGCGTGACCGGCTGGCAGGTCGAGAATCTGGTCACCCGCATCGACGAGCTATATTTCGAGCAAGGTTTGGCCGTCGAAGAAGTGATCCCCGCATTGATGCAGGCGGTCGAAGAAGCCTCGATTGAACTGCAGAGCGAAGCTTCCCTGCTGTTCCTGCCTCCCTATTTGGCGCAGCACGTCGGTGCCTGGCGGGCCGTGGGTTATAAACCCCAGACCATTCAAGGCCTCGGCGTCCGCGCCTGGCAGGAGGCTGCCATCGAAACCATGCCTCGCGGCGCTTCGCTGTGGTTCAAGCGTCTGCGCGAGGACCGCATCCTGCGGCCGCTGTAA
- a CDS encoding GNAT family N-acetyltransferase: MRISFVRDDETFDSRSGLWNQLLAKSITNVPFLRHEFLRAWWTDMGGGEWESGDLWIAEGRDAQDDLIGIAPIFLSSVDGRRTLMFIGSHEIADYLDFITSIENCESFLLAFCESLVADGPEGWEILDLYNIPEGSPSLAALEKLAAERDWQVKREITAPCPWVSLNGGWEDYLSRLDSKQRHELRRKMRRAAKHLPSVTWEVVKPEDDIERATDTFLGLMAKDPQKADFLSRAMQTQFHRLTRSAHEAGWLHLSFLKVGEQFAAGYLNFDYANRIWIYNSGIDLDFRSTSPGWVLLGYIIRWAAENGRDAVDFMRGDEDYKYRLGGEDRSIVRLTIERS, encoded by the coding sequence ATGCGGATCTCTTTTGTGCGCGACGATGAGACCTTCGATTCCCGCTCCGGGCTCTGGAACCAACTGCTCGCGAAGTCCATCACGAACGTGCCCTTCCTGCGCCACGAATTCCTGCGTGCCTGGTGGACGGACATGGGCGGCGGCGAGTGGGAATCCGGGGATCTGTGGATCGCAGAAGGTAGAGATGCGCAGGACGATCTGATCGGGATCGCGCCGATTTTCCTTTCCTCCGTAGATGGTCGACGCACGTTGATGTTCATCGGTTCGCACGAGATCGCGGATTATCTGGATTTTATAACGTCCATCGAAAATTGCGAATCGTTTCTCCTGGCATTCTGCGAATCGCTGGTTGCAGACGGTCCCGAAGGTTGGGAAATCCTGGATCTGTATAACATCCCCGAAGGCTCGCCCAGTCTGGCGGCGCTGGAGAAACTCGCCGCGGAACGCGACTGGCAGGTCAAACGGGAGATAACCGCCCCCTGTCCGTGGGTAAGCCTGAACGGTGGTTGGGAGGATTATCTATCCCGTTTGGACTCGAAACAAAGGCACGAACTGCGGCGCAAGATGCGCCGGGCAGCGAAACATCTCCCCAGTGTCACCTGGGAGGTAGTGAAACCCGAAGACGATATCGAACGCGCGACGGATACCTTTTTGGGGCTGATGGCCAAAGATCCCCAAAAGGCGGATTTTCTATCCCGGGCGATGCAGACGCAATTCCATCGGCTGACCCGCAGCGCCCACGAAGCAGGTTGGCTGCACCTTTCGTTTCTGAAAGTCGGCGAGCAATTTGCCGCGGGGTACCTGAATTTCGATTATGCAAACCGAATCTGGATTTACAATTCCGGCATAGATTTGGATTTTCGATCGACTTCACCGGGATGGGTTTTGTTGGGGTACATCATCCGCTGGGCTGCTGAGAATGGCAGGGACGCGGTAGATTTCATGCGCGGTGATGAAGACTACAAGTACCGCCTCGGCGGCGAGGATCGTTCGATCGTACGTTTGACGATCGAACGAAGTTGA